The Manihot esculenta cultivar AM560-2 chromosome 1, M.esculenta_v8, whole genome shotgun sequence genome has a window encoding:
- the LOC110609175 gene encoding kiwellin-1-like yields MILSAVRQATLTTNNFEEGGEGGALSKCYGKYHSDNTPVVALSTGWFNNKKRCHNYITIRGTRTSVKAMVVDECDSTAGCDSDYDYQSPCPNNIVDTSKTVWKGLGVKESDNIYGFMDITWLDA; encoded by the exons ATGATTCTGAGTGCTGTAAGGCAG GCTACTTTGACTACCAACAATTTTGAGGAAGGTGGCGAAGGCGGTGCACTGTCGAAATGTTATGGGAAGTACCACAGCGACAACACACCAGTGGTGGCGTTATCAACTGGGTGGTTCAATAACAAGAAGAGGTGTCACAATTACATTACCATTCGTGGAACCAGAACGAGTGTGAAAGCTATGGTAGTGGATGAGTGTGACTCAACTGCAGGATGTGATAGTGATTATGACTACCAGTCGCCATGTCCAAATAATATTGTTGATACCTCTAAGACAGTTTGGAAAGGTTTAGGTGTTAAAGAAAGTGATAACATATATGGATTTATGGATATCACTTGGCTTGATGCTTGA